Proteins from a genomic interval of Acidobacteriota bacterium:
- a CDS encoding P-II family nitrogen regulator — MKMICAIVRPHRLEQVKHALSDVGVVGLTVSEVRGAGRQKGQVERYRGSEYSFDLIPKVKVEAAVPDEQCAEALKAICAAARTGEIGDGKVFVYALEDAVRIRTGETGEDSLL; from the coding sequence ATGAAGATGATTTGCGCGATTGTCCGGCCGCATCGGCTCGAGCAGGTGAAGCATGCGCTTTCCGACGTCGGGGTTGTCGGCCTCACCGTCAGCGAGGTGCGCGGGGCGGGCCGGCAGAAGGGGCAGGTCGAGCGCTACCGGGGATCGGAATACAGCTTCGATCTGATCCCCAAGGTGAAGGTGGAGGCGGCGGTCCCCGACGAACAGTGCGCGGAGGCGCTCAAGGCGATCTGCGCGGCGGCCCGGACGGGAGAGATCGGGGACGGGAAGGTCTTCGTCTACGCCCTCGAGGACGCGGTGCGGATCCGCACCGGGGAGACGGGGGAGGACTCCCTCCTGTAG
- a CDS encoding P-II family nitrogen regulator, with translation MKLIVAYIQPHKLSDVKKSLYKAEVFKMSVTNSLGCGQQKGYHESYRGVDVEVNLLKKVRLEIAVNDDFTEKTVGAIVEGAKSGQIGDGKIFILDLPDCIRIRTGERGSDAIG, from the coding sequence ATGAAACTGATCGTAGCGTACATACAGCCGCACAAGCTCAGCGACGTGAAGAAGTCGCTGTACAAGGCGGAAGTGTTCAAGATGTCGGTGACGAACTCGCTCGGGTGCGGGCAGCAGAAGGGGTACCACGAATCGTACCGCGGGGTGGACGTGGAGGTGAACCTCCTGAAGAAGGTGCGGCTGGAGATCGCGGTGAACGACGATTTCACGGAGAAGACGGTCGGGGCCATCGTCGAAGGCGCCAAGTCGGGGCAGATCGGGGACGGGAAGATCTTCATCCTGGACCTGCCCGACTGCATCCGCATCCGGACCGGGGAACGGGGGAGTGACGCCATCGGCTAG